The following coding sequences are from one Cenarchaeum symbiosum A window:
- a CDS encoding histone H1 DNA binding protein gives MHESEVGRGDMSENFVTFCVACARGVTKDEMKYVDGRIFHKECYARHGGQIRFPNPEIGQRVTELKVDLIQLRKQLAEMNKATDTKKDKQREAGKKAAKTRKLKNAGKKAAKTRKLKNAGKKAAKTRKLKNAGKKAAKTRKRREAARKAAKTRARNNAAGKKPARKSPSRKSTITRRKAAGKKAVVRKKTAGKKPARKSPGKKRAVTRRKAARGAGTKRR, from the coding sequence ATGCATGAGAGCGAGGTCGGCCGGGGAGATATGTCGGAGAATTTTGTGACGTTTTGCGTGGCATGTGCCAGGGGCGTCACAAAGGACGAGATGAAGTATGTAGACGGGAGGATCTTCCACAAAGAGTGCTATGCAAGGCACGGCGGGCAGATCCGCTTCCCCAACCCCGAGATCGGGCAGCGCGTGACCGAGCTCAAGGTGGACCTGATACAGCTGAGAAAACAGCTGGCCGAGATGAACAAGGCGACAGATACGAAAAAAGATAAGCAGAGAGAGGCCGGCAAGAAAGCAGCCAAGACGAGGAAGCTCAAAAATGCTGGCAAGAAAGCAGCCAAGACGAGGAAGCTCAAAAATGCTGGCAAGAAAGCAGCCAAGACTAGGAAGCTCAAAAATGCTGGCAAGAAAGCAGCCAAGACTAGGAAGCGTAGAGAGGCCGCCAGGAAAGCCGCCAAGACTAGGGCGCGTAACAATGCCGCGGGTAAAAAGCCGGCGCGAAAGTCGCCAAGTAGAAAGAGCACTATAACGCGCAGAAAGGCCGCTGGCAAGAAGGCAGTGGTGCGCAAAAAGACCGCGGGCAAAAAGCCGGCGCGAAAGTCTCCCGGCAAAAAGAGGGCTGTAACGCGCAGAAAGGCCGCCCGCGGGGCCGGCACAAAGAGGCGCTAG
- a CDS encoding histone acetyltransferase (COG1243) codes for MQSLGRLDEACTEISRSLLEYESPTSADVRAEIRKACVRYSLKKIPKNREILAAAGGDGFERLRHLLLKKPVKTASGVAVIAVMPMPYACPHGRCTYCPGGKASNTPNSYTGGEPIAAGAMNSGYDPGSQVRAGLARLRAHGHDAAKLEIVIVGGTFLFMPQEYQEWFVKSCYDALNGSASSGIEDAKHLNETAAHRNVGLTIETKPDYCKRVHVDAMLGFGATRVEIGVQSLQEEVYKRVNRGHNYQDVVESFAAAKDAGYKVAAHMMPGLPGATPEGDIEDMRMLFEDPALRPDMLKIYPALVVRGTPMYDEYARGEYSPYTEEEAVRVLSEAKARVPRWARIMRVQREIHPDEIVAGPKSGNLRQLVHKRLQEQGRRCRCIRCREAGLAGRTGPRDLRIDRADYAASGGTESFISLVDNDDAVYGFVRMRRPSIEAHRPEVSPESCIIRELHVYGRSLGLGERGGIQHSGLGRRLVSEAESVSAEFGAKRLLVISAVGTRGYYSRLGYSRRGPYMEKIL; via the coding sequence ATGCAGTCGCTTGGACGACTAGACGAGGCATGCACGGAGATATCGCGCAGCCTGCTAGAGTACGAATCCCCCACATCAGCCGACGTCCGGGCGGAGATCAGAAAGGCATGCGTCAGGTACTCGCTCAAAAAGATCCCCAAGAACCGCGAGATACTGGCGGCCGCCGGTGGCGACGGCTTTGAGAGGCTGCGACATCTGCTGCTCAAAAAGCCCGTAAAGACCGCATCCGGGGTCGCCGTGATAGCGGTAATGCCAATGCCGTACGCGTGCCCCCACGGCAGGTGCACATACTGCCCAGGCGGGAAGGCATCGAACACTCCAAACAGCTATACCGGCGGCGAGCCGATAGCCGCCGGCGCCATGAACAGCGGGTACGACCCGGGCTCCCAGGTCCGCGCGGGCCTGGCCAGGCTGAGGGCCCACGGCCACGATGCGGCAAAGCTGGAAATAGTAATAGTGGGAGGAACATTCCTGTTCATGCCGCAGGAATACCAGGAATGGTTTGTAAAGTCATGCTATGACGCGCTCAACGGGTCCGCATCCAGTGGAATAGAAGATGCCAAGCATCTCAACGAAACGGCTGCACATAGAAACGTGGGACTTACAATAGAGACCAAGCCGGACTATTGCAAAAGGGTCCACGTGGATGCGATGCTCGGCTTTGGGGCAACGCGGGTAGAGATTGGCGTGCAGAGTCTGCAAGAAGAGGTCTACAAAAGAGTCAACAGGGGGCACAACTACCAGGATGTAGTGGAGTCGTTTGCTGCAGCCAAGGACGCAGGATACAAGGTGGCCGCCCACATGATGCCGGGGCTCCCGGGGGCCACCCCCGAGGGAGATATCGAGGATATGCGCATGCTGTTCGAGGACCCGGCGCTCAGGCCGGACATGCTCAAGATATACCCCGCCCTTGTGGTGAGGGGCACCCCCATGTATGACGAGTATGCAAGGGGCGAATATTCCCCGTATACCGAAGAGGAGGCGGTCCGGGTCCTCTCAGAGGCCAAGGCGCGCGTCCCAAGATGGGCGAGGATAATGCGCGTACAGCGCGAGATACACCCCGACGAGATAGTGGCGGGCCCCAAAAGCGGCAACCTCCGCCAGCTTGTTCACAAGAGGCTCCAAGAGCAGGGTCGCCGCTGCCGGTGCATACGGTGCAGGGAGGCGGGGCTCGCCGGGAGGACAGGCCCGAGAGACCTCCGCATCGACAGGGCGGACTATGCGGCATCAGGTGGCACAGAGTCGTTTATCTCGCTGGTGGATAATGACGATGCAGTGTACGGCTTTGTGCGGATGCGGCGCCCATCCATAGAAGCTCACAGGCCCGAAGTATCGCCGGAATCCTGCATAATACGCGAGCTGCACGTATACGGCAGGTCGCTTGGACTCGGCGAGAGGGGCGGCATACAGCACTCGGGCCTTGGCAGGAGGCTGGTCTCCGAGGCAGAATCCGTATCCGCAGAATTTGGCGCGAAAAGGCTCCTTGTGATAAGCGCGGTAGGGACGAGGGGATACTACAGCAGGCTGGGATATTCACGCAGGGGCCCCTACATGGAGAAGATACTCTGA
- a CDS encoding lysyl-tRNA synthetase (class I) (COG1384), whose amino-acid sequence MEETIGRGTWIDKLAHELIEREKALGRSTDMINVESGLGASGIPHMGSLGDAVRAYGVGLALGDMGHAFKLIAYSDDLDGLRKVPEGMPSSLEEHIARPVSAIPDPYGCHDSYGMHMSGLLLEGLDALNIEYDFRRARDTYRDGLLSEQIHGILSSSSKIGEKIAEMVGQEKFRSSLPYFAVCGQCGKMYTAEAVEYVADSRKVRYRCADAKVGGKQVAGCGHEGEADIGGAGGKLAWKVEFAARWQAFDVRFEAYGKDIMDSVRINDWVSDEILSNPHPHHARYEMFLDKGGKKISKSSGNVVTPQKWLRYGTPQSILLLMYKRITGARELGLEDVPALMDEYGDLQREYFAGGGRGGKAREAKNRGLFEYANLLVKQAGPRPHAAYRLLVELSRLFKEDRAERVTKKLVEYGVVDGPSPEIERLIGLAGNYADDMYAAERSDIELDEATKGALSELVELLGSAPGDGLQDAIYGIAKSHGVPPRDFFRALYRIILDTPSGPRIGPFIEDIGREKVAGMIRGRL is encoded by the coding sequence ATGGAGGAGACGATAGGGCGCGGTACCTGGATAGACAAGCTGGCGCACGAGCTCATCGAACGGGAAAAGGCCCTGGGCAGGAGCACCGACATGATAAACGTAGAGAGCGGCCTTGGCGCGTCCGGGATACCCCACATGGGAAGCCTTGGCGACGCGGTCAGGGCGTACGGGGTGGGGCTTGCCCTCGGGGACATGGGGCATGCCTTCAAGCTGATAGCATATTCTGACGACCTTGACGGGCTCCGCAAGGTACCAGAGGGCATGCCTTCCTCCCTGGAGGAGCATATTGCCAGGCCCGTCTCGGCAATACCGGACCCGTACGGGTGCCACGATTCCTACGGCATGCACATGAGCGGCCTGCTGCTCGAAGGGCTCGACGCGCTAAATATCGAATATGACTTTAGGCGGGCAAGGGATACCTACCGCGACGGGCTGCTCTCGGAGCAGATCCACGGGATACTATCCAGCAGTTCTAAGATAGGCGAAAAGATAGCAGAGATGGTGGGCCAGGAAAAGTTCCGCAGCAGCCTGCCGTACTTTGCAGTATGCGGACAGTGCGGCAAAATGTACACGGCAGAGGCGGTCGAGTATGTAGCGGACAGTAGGAAGGTGCGGTACAGGTGTGCAGACGCCAAGGTCGGCGGGAAGCAGGTGGCCGGCTGCGGGCATGAAGGCGAGGCGGACATAGGGGGCGCCGGCGGCAAGCTTGCCTGGAAGGTGGAGTTTGCCGCAAGATGGCAGGCGTTTGATGTGCGCTTTGAGGCCTACGGCAAGGACATAATGGACTCTGTAAGGATAAACGACTGGGTCTCTGACGAGATACTATCCAACCCGCACCCCCACCATGCAAGGTACGAGATGTTCCTCGACAAGGGCGGCAAAAAGATATCAAAGTCGTCGGGCAACGTGGTCACCCCGCAAAAGTGGCTCAGGTACGGGACGCCCCAGTCGATATTATTGCTCATGTACAAGCGCATAACAGGGGCCAGGGAGCTTGGCCTCGAGGATGTGCCCGCCCTGATGGACGAGTACGGGGATCTTCAGCGCGAGTACTTTGCGGGAGGAGGCAGGGGCGGCAAGGCCCGCGAGGCCAAGAACAGGGGGCTCTTCGAGTATGCGAACCTGCTGGTGAAGCAGGCGGGGCCGCGGCCGCACGCAGCCTACCGGCTGCTAGTCGAGCTGTCCCGGCTGTTCAAGGAAGACAGGGCAGAACGCGTCACAAAAAAGCTCGTCGAGTACGGCGTGGTTGACGGGCCCTCGCCCGAGATTGAGAGGCTCATCGGGCTGGCAGGCAACTATGCAGACGACATGTATGCAGCAGAAAGATCCGATATAGAGCTCGACGAGGCCACAAAGGGCGCGCTATCGGAGCTGGTAGAACTGCTGGGATCAGCCCCGGGCGACGGCCTCCAGGATGCGATATACGGGATAGCAAAGTCACACGGCGTGCCGCCGCGCGACTTTTTCAGGGCGCTATACAGGATAATACTCGATACGCCAAGCGGGCCTAGGATCGGCCCCTTCATAGAGGACATAGGCAGGGAGAAGGTGGCAGGGATGATACGGGGGCGCCTCTGA
- a CDS encoding ATPase involved in DNA repair (COG0419) gives MGLFRKKEPAESEPGPAEPGPEIEMEKARADLAGVERDVVKKYSELTALSEKLDRVKTEYDTTVGSLMSERKALAEAKKEAALLEEARGGLAEGVEQKRAQLDQAEIDLGDRKGRIEELDRAHAALAGIKEEADRGRAELHDINRRILESQSALDRARASQAEAEAELHNSGEGLKSARDEVKKLSQERDTMRAEIDLAKKEMKVVRGQMESASEGGAKQHVVEAASAMVSSLTQRLATAERELGVIKKVLERERRERGQDSE, from the coding sequence ATGGGATTGTTCAGGAAAAAGGAACCCGCAGAATCCGAGCCGGGGCCGGCAGAGCCCGGGCCCGAGATAGAGATGGAGAAGGCGAGGGCGGACCTTGCCGGCGTGGAGAGGGACGTGGTCAAAAAGTATTCCGAGCTGACCGCCCTGTCTGAGAAGCTAGACAGGGTAAAGACGGAATACGACACCACCGTGGGTTCCCTGATGTCCGAAAGAAAGGCGCTCGCAGAGGCCAAAAAAGAGGCCGCATTACTCGAGGAGGCGCGCGGCGGCCTGGCCGAGGGGGTGGAGCAGAAGAGGGCGCAGCTCGACCAGGCGGAGATTGATCTTGGGGACAGAAAGGGCAGGATAGAGGAGCTCGACCGTGCTCATGCCGCGCTCGCCGGGATAAAAGAAGAAGCAGACAGGGGCCGCGCCGAGCTGCACGACATCAACAGGAGGATTCTAGAGTCACAGTCCGCGCTGGACAGGGCCAGGGCCTCCCAGGCCGAGGCGGAGGCGGAGCTGCATAATTCCGGGGAGGGGCTCAAGTCGGCCCGGGACGAGGTCAAGAAGCTCTCCCAAGAGCGCGATACAATGCGGGCCGAGATAGACCTTGCAAAAAAAGAGATGAAGGTAGTCCGGGGCCAGATGGAGTCCGCCTCAGAGGGGGGCGCGAAACAGCACGTGGTGGAGGCCGCAAGCGCGATGGTCTCGTCTCTAACCCAGAGGCTGGCGACCGCCGAGAGGGAGCTTGGCGTGATAAAGAAGGTGCTGGAAAGGGAGAGAAGGGAGCGCGGTCAGGATTCTGAATAG
- a CDS encoding flavin-nucleotide-binding protein (COG3576), which translates to MAAISAEVKDHVNRIKMGFVATVTPDNKPSLSPKGSVIVWDEGHLAFANIRSPNTVANLRANPAIEINVVDPLLRKGYRFAGAAAVLDSGEEFETMASHFKKTGIKSEISSVVKITVDEIRDITSPLYDLGMSEEEMKSKWKKIYSES; encoded by the coding sequence ATGGCTGCAATAAGCGCAGAGGTCAAGGATCACGTCAACCGCATCAAGATGGGCTTTGTCGCCACTGTAACCCCTGACAACAAGCCCAGCCTCTCGCCCAAGGGCTCTGTGATAGTCTGGGACGAGGGGCACCTGGCGTTTGCCAACATTCGGTCCCCCAATACGGTGGCGAACCTGCGAGCCAACCCCGCCATTGAGATCAACGTAGTCGATCCGCTGCTCCGGAAGGGCTACCGCTTTGCCGGGGCCGCCGCCGTGCTCGATTCAGGGGAGGAGTTTGAGACAATGGCGTCCCATTTTAAAAAGACCGGCATAAAGAGCGAGATATCCTCTGTAGTAAAGATAACAGTAGATGAAATCCGCGACATAACCTCGCCCCTGTACGATCTCGGCATGAGCGAGGAGGAAATGAAGAGCAAGTGGAAAAAGATCTATTCAGAATCCTGA
- a CDS encoding periplasmic serine protease (ClpP class) (COG0616), producing MPSYAEIANDVLRLMESVGEQAPGVVLHDYLSKLQQYSGRDTILYATNWITDEAHTSNEALITNGDLYGFMRMMRDLKTKKLDLILHSPGGSVESTEAIVSYIRAKFKNVRIIIPYAAMSAAAMLACSSNCLVMGKHSSIGPTDPQFIIPTRTGMHIMSAQFLISEFQEAQSVSEKHPGRLGAWLPLLGQYPPGLIQKCISSQKLSVELVQKWLARYMFENESAAVKKSKKISEIMSSSKKYHSHGRRISREECKRIGLKVTDLEDEQEFQDLVLSVFHAANTMFQYTPVNKIIMNHLGNTVVETLPTPR from the coding sequence ATGCCTAGTTACGCAGAAATAGCAAACGACGTACTTCGACTAATGGAGTCAGTCGGTGAGCAGGCACCTGGTGTAGTACTTCACGACTATCTTTCAAAATTGCAACAGTATTCGGGGAGGGATACAATACTGTATGCGACCAACTGGATAACGGACGAAGCGCATACGTCTAATGAAGCTCTCATAACAAATGGTGACCTGTATGGATTTATGAGGATGATGCGTGATTTAAAGACTAAGAAATTAGATTTAATACTCCACAGTCCGGGGGGCTCCGTCGAGTCCACCGAAGCAATCGTCTCATACATACGTGCAAAATTTAAAAATGTCCGGATCATTATCCCATATGCCGCGATGTCGGCAGCTGCGATGCTTGCATGCTCATCGAATTGCCTGGTAATGGGTAAACACTCATCGATAGGTCCCACCGACCCCCAATTTATTATTCCAACCAGGACCGGCATGCACATAATGTCTGCACAGTTTCTAATTAGCGAGTTTCAAGAAGCACAGTCGGTGTCAGAAAAACACCCGGGGAGGCTCGGCGCATGGCTTCCACTGTTAGGGCAATATCCTCCCGGGCTAATTCAAAAATGCATTAGCAGCCAGAAGCTAAGTGTGGAACTTGTACAAAAATGGCTGGCTAGATACATGTTTGAGAACGAGTCTGCAGCGGTAAAAAAGTCAAAAAAAATATCAGAAATAATGTCTTCCTCTAAAAAATATCACAGTCATGGAAGGCGCATATCGAGAGAAGAATGTAAAAGGATTGGCTTAAAAGTAACTGATCTGGAAGATGAACAAGAATTTCAAGATCTGGTGCTGTCAGTATTTCATGCGGCAAATACCATGTTTCAGTATACTCCAGTCAACAAAATTATCATGAATCACCTCGGTAATACCGTCGTTGAGACACTGCCAACACCACGGTAA
- a CDS encoding glutamate-1-semialdehyde aminotransferase (COG0001): MDLEREYRAKTGGSARIFARSKKYHVGGVSHNIRFYEPYPFVTRSASGKHLVDVDGNKYVDYWMGHWSLILGHAPAPVRSAVEGQLRRGWIHGTVNEQTMNLSEIIRGAVSVAEKTRYVTSGTEAVMYAARLARAHTGRKIIAKADGGWHGYASGLLKSVNWPYDVPESGGLVDEEHSISIPYNDLEGSLDVLGRAGDDLACVIIEPLLGGGGCIPADEDYLRGIQEFVHSRGALLVLDEIVTGFRFRFGCAYAAAGLDPDIVALGKIVGGGFPIGVICGKDEVMEISNTISHAKSDRAYIGGGTFSANPATMTAGAAALGELKKRKGTIYPRINSMGDDARDKLSKIFGNRVSVTGRGSLFMTHFVQDGAGRVSNAADAAACDVELLHRYHLDMITRDGIFFLPGKLGAISAAHSKADLKTMYSASERFAEGL; this comes from the coding sequence GTGGATCTGGAACGCGAGTACAGGGCAAAGACCGGCGGCTCGGCCCGGATCTTTGCCAGGTCGAAAAAGTACCACGTCGGCGGGGTCAGCCACAACATAAGGTTCTACGAGCCGTATCCGTTTGTGACAAGGTCCGCGAGCGGCAAGCACCTCGTCGACGTGGACGGGAACAAGTATGTAGACTACTGGATGGGGCACTGGAGCCTGATACTGGGGCACGCGCCGGCGCCAGTCAGGTCGGCAGTAGAGGGGCAGCTTCGCCGCGGCTGGATCCACGGGACCGTCAACGAGCAGACGATGAATCTCTCGGAGATAATACGCGGCGCGGTAAGCGTGGCAGAAAAGACAAGGTACGTCACGTCGGGGACGGAGGCCGTCATGTATGCGGCAAGGCTGGCGCGCGCGCATACGGGCAGAAAAATAATAGCAAAGGCGGACGGCGGCTGGCACGGGTACGCGTCGGGGCTGCTCAAGTCGGTCAACTGGCCGTATGATGTGCCCGAGAGCGGGGGGCTCGTCGACGAAGAGCACTCTATATCCATTCCGTACAACGATCTTGAAGGTTCCCTGGATGTTCTTGGGCGCGCAGGCGACGACTTGGCATGCGTGATAATCGAGCCGCTGCTGGGCGGCGGCGGCTGCATACCGGCGGATGAGGACTATCTGCGCGGCATACAGGAGTTTGTGCATTCAAGGGGCGCGCTGCTTGTCCTCGACGAGATAGTGACAGGGTTCCGGTTTAGGTTTGGCTGCGCGTATGCTGCAGCAGGGCTGGACCCCGATATAGTGGCGCTCGGCAAGATAGTCGGGGGCGGATTCCCCATAGGGGTGATATGCGGCAAGGACGAGGTGATGGAAATCTCCAACACTATATCGCATGCAAAGTCCGACAGGGCGTACATCGGCGGCGGCACATTCTCTGCAAACCCCGCCACGATGACAGCGGGCGCGGCAGCGCTCGGGGAGCTCAAAAAGAGAAAGGGCACAATATACCCGAGGATAAACTCCATGGGGGACGACGCAAGGGACAAGCTCTCAAAGATATTTGGGAACAGGGTATCCGTGACCGGAAGGGGCTCGCTGTTCATGACTCACTTTGTTCAAGATGGCGCCGGCAGGGTCTCAAATGCTGCAGATGCGGCAGCCTGCGATGTTGAGCTGCTGCACAGGTACCACCTGGACATGATCACCCGGGACGGCATATTCTTTCTGCCGGGCAAGCTGGGGGCCATATCGGCGGCGCACTCAAAGGCCGACCTCAAGACCATGTATTCCGCATCAGAGCGCTTTGCAGAAGGCCTATGA
- a CDS encoding TPR repeat protein (COG0457), with translation MILFGKSDPAELVRQADLLCSKNQFRAAIGLYGKILKDDPQNRGVLHKKGLAQNRAKKYSDAITCFDRLLELDNKDAPAYNNKAIAQAELGDTASALENYGRAIEADPRYAPARFNRAVLLDRLGEHEEALPDLDRAAELDRRKPNPRFYKGIVLGKMGRHEEALACFKGVCKRHPGHADSQFHVGIELTELGRHAEALGELASLPAEHRENANVLYARARSLSGLGREDESIAHLQKAAKKDSKTIKKWARAEKAFDGIRDDPGSKR, from the coding sequence ATGATACTCTTCGGCAAGAGCGACCCCGCCGAGCTGGTGCGCCAGGCGGACCTCCTGTGCAGCAAGAACCAGTTCAGGGCGGCAATAGGCCTGTACGGGAAAATCCTCAAGGACGACCCGCAGAACAGGGGCGTCCTGCACAAAAAGGGGCTGGCCCAGAACAGGGCAAAAAAGTACTCTGATGCGATCACGTGCTTTGACCGGCTGCTCGAGCTTGACAACAAGGACGCGCCCGCGTACAACAACAAGGCCATAGCCCAGGCCGAGCTCGGAGACACGGCATCCGCGCTGGAAAACTACGGCAGGGCCATCGAGGCCGACCCGCGGTACGCGCCGGCGCGCTTCAACAGGGCCGTGCTGCTCGACAGGCTGGGCGAGCATGAGGAGGCGCTGCCGGACCTCGACAGGGCAGCCGAGCTGGACCGACGCAAGCCGAACCCGAGGTTCTACAAGGGGATAGTGCTCGGCAAGATGGGCAGGCACGAAGAGGCGCTGGCCTGCTTCAAGGGCGTGTGCAAGAGGCATCCCGGCCACGCCGACTCACAGTTCCACGTGGGGATAGAGCTTACCGAGCTTGGCAGGCACGCCGAGGCCCTCGGGGAGCTTGCATCACTGCCCGCGGAGCACCGCGAGAACGCCAATGTATTGTATGCCAGGGCGCGCAGCCTCTCGGGCCTTGGCAGGGAGGACGAATCCATAGCGCACCTGCAAAAGGCGGCCAAAAAAGATTCCAAGACGATAAAAAAGTGGGCCCGCGCAGAAAAGGCCTTTGACGGAATACGGGACGATCCCGGTTCAAAAAGATAG
- a CDS encoding double stranded beta helix fold enzyme gives MKPLDYTRDGSIKEVTKRWFIGTPSLVDLAGELGISESNIFHVTFPDGAKTTLHTHEGGQLLIVTSGTGSMSIFEKTGGGEAEFAIKETDRIPLKQGSIQYIPAGVLTCTAQQTAPPCPI, from the coding sequence TTGAAGCCGCTAGACTATACCCGGGACGGCTCGATAAAGGAGGTCACAAAGAGGTGGTTTATAGGCACGCCGTCCCTTGTCGACCTTGCAGGCGAGCTCGGCATATCTGAGAGCAACATATTCCACGTGACATTTCCCGACGGCGCAAAGACCACCCTGCATACGCACGAGGGCGGGCAGCTGCTCATAGTGACCTCGGGCACCGGCAGCATGTCAATATTTGAAAAGACCGGCGGAGGCGAGGCGGAATTTGCAATAAAAGAGACAGACAGGATACCGCTAAAGCAGGGCAGCATCCAGTACATACCTGCCGGCGTGCTCACGTGCACGGCGCAACAGACGGCACCACCCTGTCCCATATAG
- a CDS encoding transcriptional regulator (COG1475), giving the protein MPLKNVHVWKEAQARRLDRSRVRDIAKSIRSEGLQNPPVIQRGGRGLYLLISGHHRLAALKYLGAKKSKFLVITKDTEYGLDDAKAASVVENLHRLQMSPRELADACKFLAEQTTKSEAAKKLGMSMPTFKKYHGFAGVPDKIKAMVPGTISRDEATRLYQAVPTISQALKVVSKIAKLDRPSRRIYLRLLAQSPRSGHKIILKRMRKVGIKKKIPIELGKNGARKLSRLAEREGTDETRLANRIVREYLRKRR; this is encoded by the coding sequence GTGCCCCTCAAAAATGTGCATGTGTGGAAGGAGGCGCAGGCAAGGAGGCTGGACAGGTCCCGGGTGCGGGATATCGCAAAGTCGATCAGATCAGAGGGGCTGCAGAACCCGCCCGTCATACAGAGGGGCGGCAGGGGGCTGTACCTCCTCATATCGGGGCACCACCGGCTTGCGGCCCTCAAGTACCTGGGCGCAAAAAAGTCCAAGTTTCTGGTGATAACCAAGGATACAGAGTACGGCCTGGATGATGCAAAGGCCGCATCGGTTGTAGAGAACCTGCACCGTCTCCAGATGAGCCCGCGGGAGCTTGCAGACGCATGCAAGTTCCTGGCCGAGCAGACGACAAAATCCGAGGCCGCAAAAAAGCTCGGCATGTCGATGCCCACGTTCAAGAAATACCACGGCTTTGCGGGCGTACCGGACAAGATCAAGGCGATGGTACCGGGCACCATATCCCGGGACGAGGCGACAAGGCTCTACCAGGCGGTGCCGACCATATCCCAGGCGCTCAAGGTGGTATCAAAGATAGCAAAGCTCGACAGGCCGTCGAGGCGGATCTACCTGAGGTTGCTTGCCCAGAGCCCCCGCTCCGGCCACAAGATAATACTAAAGAGGATGCGCAAGGTGGGCATCAAGAAAAAGATACCAATAGAGCTGGGCAAGAACGGCGCAAGAAAGCTCTCCAGGCTGGCCGAGCGCGAGGGGACAGACGAGACCCGGCTTGCCAACAGGATAGTCCGGGAATACCTGAGGAAGCGGCGATGA
- a CDS encoding triosephosphate isomerase (COG0149): protein MLIINCKNYKEAAGGRIDSLAAAAAGAAAKYGVRIALAPPQHLLGAVKGEDLTVLAQHIDDKGVGSTTGYVVPELLGESGVSGALINHSEHRVSADQVASLVPRLRGLDMISVVCVKDSAEAANLSRHRPDYIAIEPPELIGSGRSVSSERPELIGEAAEAIRGADGTKLLCGAGITSGADVRKALELGSKGILVASGVVKSSDPAAAIAELAQAMS from the coding sequence GTGCTGATAATAAACTGCAAAAACTACAAGGAGGCGGCCGGCGGCAGAATTGACAGCCTAGCGGCGGCAGCCGCCGGGGCGGCCGCAAAATACGGCGTCAGGATAGCTCTTGCCCCGCCGCAGCACCTGCTGGGCGCAGTAAAGGGGGAAGATCTTACAGTTCTGGCGCAGCATATAGACGACAAGGGGGTTGGAAGCACCACAGGATATGTCGTGCCGGAGCTGCTGGGAGAATCCGGCGTCTCTGGCGCGCTCATCAACCACAGCGAGCACCGCGTATCAGCTGACCAGGTGGCAAGCCTTGTGCCCAGGCTCAGGGGTCTGGATATGATCTCCGTGGTCTGTGTAAAGGATTCCGCCGAGGCGGCAAATCTCTCCCGGCACCGGCCCGACTACATAGCTATCGAGCCTCCCGAGCTGATAGGCTCGGGCAGGTCCGTCTCATCGGAGAGGCCCGAGCTGATAGGGGAGGCAGCAGAGGCCATCAGGGGGGCGGATGGAACAAAGCTGCTCTGCGGGGCGGGCATAACATCAGGCGCTGATGTGCGCAAGGCCCTCGAGCTCGGCTCCAAGGGGATCCTCGTGGCAAGCGGGGTGGTAAAATCATCAGACCCCGCTGCGGCCATAGCCGAGCTGGCACAGGCCATGTCCTGA
- a CDS encoding TATA-box binding protein (TBP), component of TFIID and TFIIIB (COG2101), protein MLDPRTRPRVVNVVSTSDLVQRVSAKKMAAMPCCMYDEAVYGGRCGYIKTPGMQGRVTVFISGKMISVGARSVRASFGQLHEARLHLVRNGAAGDCKIRPVVRNIVATVDAGRNVPIDRISSRMPGAVYDPGSFPGMILKGLDSCSFLVFASGKMVIAGAKSPDELRRSSFDLLTRLNNAGA, encoded by the coding sequence ATGCTGGATCCCCGGACGCGGCCCCGGGTCGTCAATGTCGTCAGCACATCAGACCTTGTACAAAGGGTGAGCGCAAAAAAGATGGCCGCCATGCCGTGCTGCATGTATGATGAGGCCGTATACGGCGGCAGGTGCGGCTACATAAAGACGCCCGGCATGCAGGGGAGGGTGACTGTATTCATTTCTGGCAAGATGATATCCGTCGGCGCCAGATCCGTGAGGGCCTCGTTTGGGCAGCTGCACGAGGCGCGGCTCCACCTGGTGCGCAACGGGGCTGCCGGCGACTGCAAGATAAGGCCCGTCGTGCGCAATATTGTAGCCACGGTGGATGCCGGTAGGAATGTTCCCATAGACAGGATATCGTCGCGCATGCCTGGCGCTGTATATGATCCCGGGTCGTTTCCCGGGATGATACTCAAGGGGCTGGACAGCTGCAGCTTTCTAGTCTTTGCGTCGGGAAAGATGGTGATAGCGGGCGCCAAGTCGCCGGATGAGCTGCGCAGGTCGTCGTTTGACCTGCTGACGCGCCTCAATAACGCGGGGGCCTAG